A single genomic interval of Phaeodactylum tricornutum CCAP 1055/1 chromosome 5, whole genome shotgun sequence harbors:
- a CDS encoding predicted protein produces TLQDLDACGGRLRRGDLVSFPTETVYGLGCHALDELACRKVFAAKERPLTDPLIVHVNEEAKAQELWQATADSLEGRILACLIHEFWPGPLTLVAKATSSVPSVLMAGTGFVACRSPSHPTARALIASAGVPIAAPSANKFGHVSPTCADHVFDDLRYEDVWIVEEDEPLQVGVESSVAKLEMQDKARGVLTVLRQGAISVLDLQRCLRKANIDSVQVRANTSRSTSDEEANVAPGQTVRHYSPNIPSFLVSKYCVESYMNDGNQSKLADTVIVDYGETMLSWKEYCAAYRDLSSVADSTKAAQAVFDTLRWAEQVEGASRVLFPDLEVDDESDALILAVKDKLTRAASGVVLESLS; encoded by the coding sequence ACTCTTCAGGACTTGGATGCCTGCGGGGGCCGGTTACGCCGAGGGGATCTGGTTTCCTTCCCGACGGAAACGGTCTACGGCTTGGGGTGTCACGCGTTGGACGAATTGGCCTGCCGGAAAGTATTCGCCGCTAAAGAACGACCCCTAACGGATCCATTGATTGTGCACGTCAACGAGGAAGCCAAAGCGCAAGAGCTTTGGCAAGCTACTGCTGATTCGCTGGAAGGGCGGATACTCGCATGTTTAATACACGAGTTTTGGCCGGGTCCATTGACCCTCGTCGCCAAAGCCACAAGTTCCGTTCCGTCCGTGCTCATGGCAGGGACCGGGTTTGTTGCTTGTCGAAGTCCATCACATCCAACGGCGAGAGCTTTAATTGCGAGCGCCGGCGTTCCCATTGCGGCACCGAGTGCGAACAAGTTTGGACACGTTTCGCCAACGTGCGCAGATCATGTTTTTGACGATTTGCGCTACGAAGACGTATGGAttgtggaagaagatgaacCGCTGCAAGTAGGCGTGGAAAGTTCCGTCGCCAAACTAGAAATGCAAGATAAGGCCAGGGGCGTTTTGACCGTCCTGCGGCAGGGAGCAATCTCGGTTTTGGATTTACAGCGGTGTTTACGCAAGGCCAATATTGACAGTGTTCAAGTACGCGCCAATACTAGCCGCTCCACGTCAGACGAGGAGGCAAATGTGGCGCCTGGGCAGACCGTTCGTCATTATTCCCCAAATATCCCTAGTTTTCTGGTATCCAAGTACTGCGTCGAAAGTTATATGAATGATGGCAATCAAAGCAAGCTTGCTGATACTGTAATTGTGGACTACGGAGAGACGATGCTGTCGTGGAAAGAATATTGTGCAGCTTATCGTGATTTGAGTTCAGTGGCGGATTCAACGAAAGCCGCCCAGGCTGTATTTGATACACTTCGATGGGCCGAGCAGGTAGAAGGAGCTTCCCGTGTGCTATTTCCCGATCTAGAGGtcgatgacgaaagcgatgcTCTTATTTTAGCAGTCAAAGACAAGCTGACTAGAGCAGCCAGTGGAGTGGTACTGGAATCCTTGTCCTAG
- a CDS encoding predicted protein translates to MYLKFTSFFPILLECTHGSSTMGKQNGRKRSHEDRDDAYKQAYAQVRFVPILSTGRPGTPHRYFAESYTVERSDSKPKDANDAYSCTDIISQVVHKHANGLVVVTAGNHLPPNTQSLQLLIQESPAAQESAATKRKQQAKMLKGKQMEGSVHPNDVIATISFLKGGQQHCVPLLSNVWGTVLEVNPSLTEPKARLPRSIAEDPLLDGYLAVVLPSGPFPPAVTLTGELLKKKTDNSGECFRQAEK, encoded by the coding sequence ATGTATCTCAAATTTACGTCCTTTTTTCCTATTTTGCTCGAATGTACGCATGGTAGCAGCACCATGGGAAAGCAGAACGGTCGGAAGCGTTCACACGAAGACCGCGATGATGCCTATAAGCAAGCATACGCTCAAGTTCGTTTCGTCCCTATCCTATCCACGGGACGACCCGGAACTCCCCACCGATACTTTGCGGAATCGTACACTGTGGAACGAAGCGACAGCAAACCCAAGGATGCCAACGACGCCTATAGCTGCACGGATATTATTTCACAGGTAGTACACAAGCATGCTAATGGACTAGTAGTGGTGACGGCGGGAAACCATCTGCCTCCCAACACGCAATCCCTTCAACTTCTGATCCAAGAGTCGCCTGCGGCTCAGGAAAGTGCCGCCACCAAACGCAAACAACAGGCCAAAATGCTCAAAGGCAAGCAAATGGAAGGAAGTGTGCATCCAAATGACGTTATTGCAACAATATCTTTTCTAAAGGGTGGTCAACAACATTGTGTTCCTTTGCTGTCGAATGTTTGGGGAACAGTATTGGAAGTGAATCCTAGCCTCACAGAGCCGAAGGCTAGACTACCGCGATCTATCGCCGAAGACCCGCTTCTGGACGGGTACTTGGCGGTCGTCCTACCCTCTGGCCCCTTCCCGCCAGCGGTCACATTGACCGGTGAGTtactgaaaaagaagacggATAATTCGGGGGAATGCTTTCGACAGGCTGAGAAATAA